One part of the Coffea eugenioides isolate CCC68of chromosome 10, Ceug_1.0, whole genome shotgun sequence genome encodes these proteins:
- the LOC113750544 gene encoding zinc finger BED domain-containing protein RICESLEEPER 2-like, with the protein MRLLKDDFSRCKKLLGGGKLFHVHCCAHVLKLMVQDGLKKIVDTYENIRDNVDFVNKSDARALLFAEIAQQLQILGKKLLHDCRTRLNSTYEMLSCVVKYKEVFPRFQDYEPFYDLCPSANDYKKVEKVCTIFEKFYITTHIISGSEYPTPNLLLLEVLKVKKLLDARVNDEDDFVQVMITRMKVKFDIYWSKCILLMSVAAILNPRQKIRAIEFTFPKMYSHCETQENITKVWKAIFDLYEEYAAMANSASAHSETSTNTSASSHDPSRPLADCWDDLDEYYGELETNEPHKTELLDYLDKSGQPSGQNPKEFDCLDGWRTNWLAYSVLYVLSWLLIYRPFPSLS; encoded by the coding sequence ATGAGATTGTTGAAAGATGACTTTAGCAGATGCAAGAAACTACTAGGTGGAGGAAAACTATTTCATGTCCATTGTTGCGCCCATGTCTTGAAGCTTATGGTTCAAGATGGCCTGAAGAAGATAGTGGATACCTATGAAAATATTAGGGACAATGTGGATTTTGTGAACAAATCCGATGCTAGGGCATTGCTATTTGCAGAAATTGCTCAACAACTTCAAATTCTTGGAAAAAAATTACTCCACGACTGTAGGACAAGATTGAACTCCACATACGAGATGTTGAGTTGTGTTGTGAAGTACAAGGAGGTTTTTCCTCGTTTCCAAGATTATGAGCCCTTTTATGATTTGTGTCCATCTGCTAATGATTACAAAAAAGTAGAAAAGGTCTGCACcatttttgagaaattctacATAACCACACACATAATTTCAGGGAGTGAGTATCCAACCCCCAACCTATTGCTCTTAGAGGTCTTGAAGGTTAAGAAATTGTTGGATGCAAGAGTGAATGACGAAGATGATTTTGTCCAAGTAATGATTACAAGAATGAAGGTAAAGTTTGATATATACTGGAGCAAATGCATTTTATTGATGTCTGTTGCGGCTATTTTAAATCCAAGGCAGAAAATACGAGCAATAGAGTTCACCTTTCCTAAAATGTACTCGCATTGTGAGACTCAAGAGAATATTACAAAAGTTTGGAAAGCCATCTTTGACCTTTATGAAGAGTATGCTGCTATGGCTAATAGTGCAAGTGCACATTCAGAGACTTCAACAAATACTTCAGCTTCTAGCCACGATCCTTCTCGACCTTTAGCAGATTGTTGGGATGACTTGGATGAGTATTATGGCGAACTCGAGACCAATGAGCCCCACAAGACTGAATTGCTGGACTATTTAGACAAGTCTGGCCAGCCAAGTGGACAAAATCCAAAGGAGTTCGATTGCTTAGATGGGTGGAGGACCAACTGGCTTGCATACTCGGTTCTATATGTTCTGAGTTGGCTGTTGATATATAGGCCATTTCCATCACTATCATAG
- the LOC113750545 gene encoding isoflavone 7-O-glucosyltransferase 1-like, which produces MVGEWSLLKDVSEWKPRLEPKKVIFGNIEVKLTMLDRIKEGQMKEPTVQKWVERVKKGDLPDFNLSSDEILKFRNHVVVPKDEELKREILEESHRSSWNLVLESVSFEVPVAVWPMYAEQQMNAFLIVKDLGIAAEIKMDYKNDIMNENDVIVKSNEIEDGIRKLMQPDSEIRRKVKDLMENARIPLVKGG; this is translated from the exons ATGGTGGGAGAGTGGAGCTTGTTAAAGGATGTCTCCGAATGGAAGCCCCGTCTTGAACCAAAGAAAGTGATTTTTGGGAATATTGAGGTAAAGTTGACGATGTTGGACCGAATTAAAGAGGGCCAAATGAAAGAGCCAACGGTACAAAAGTGGGTGGAAAGAGTAAAGAAAGGAGACTTGCCTGATTTTAACCTAAGTTCTGATGAAATTCTAAAGTTTCGAAACCACGTCGTTGTACCCAAGGATGAAGAACTGAAAAGGGAGATTTTAGAGGAATCTCACCGTTCTAG TTGGAACTTAGTGCTGGAAAGTGTATCATTTGAAGTGCCAGTAGCAGTGTGGCCAATGTATGCTGAGCAGCAGATGAATGCCTTTTTGATAGTTAAGGATTTAGGCATAGCTGCAGAGATTAAAATGGATTACAAGAATGATATTATGAATGAAAATGATGTTATTGTGAAATCTAATGAAATAGAGGATGGAATTCGAAAATTGATGCAGCCAGACAGTGAAATAAGGAGAAAGGTGAAAGACTTGATGGAGAACGCAAGAATACCCTTAGTGAAGggcg GTTGA